In a single window of the Acipenser ruthenus chromosome 20, fAciRut3.2 maternal haplotype, whole genome shotgun sequence genome:
- the LOC131698955 gene encoding integumentary mucin C.1-like: TAPPTTSTTTAAPTTAPPTLTTTAAATTTAAPTANTTVTTTTASPTTPTTTAAPTIAPPTLTTTAAPTTAPPITSITTVANTTAHPTTTTTTEDPNTTTTAAAPSTANPTTTAAPPTTTTTTAASTTATPT, encoded by the exons acagcacccccaactacatccaccacaacagcagccccaacaacagcaccgcccactttaaccacaaccgca gcagccacgacaacagcagcccccactgcaaacacaacagtaaccaccacaacagcatcCCCAACTACacccaccacaacagcagcccccacaatagcaccgcccactttaaccacaacagcagcccccacaacagcacccccaattacatccatcacaacagtagccaatacaacagcacacccaactacaaccaccacaacagaagaccccaatacaaccaccacagcagcagccccctcaacagcaaaccccactacaacagcagcaccccccaccacaaccaccacaacagcagcatccacaacagcaacgcccact